Proteins co-encoded in one Pseudomonadota bacterium genomic window:
- a CDS encoding FecR domain-containing protein: MGRMNEGGASGCELVARLFEEQTGGRILSADEFEIIERHVAECAECGLERRAVAAMRIDGPVELPRYIEDDIARRRWLDDAVAAAAVTKPRTGTARRRAALLGAVAAAAACAAVVVTATVGRLAEDTRSPVPASTASRDSATAEIAAPSAPAPSSGAVLLGTEIGLEPGRAIARGDTLVASEGALAIALDSGIKLLLLPGARVRIPSLDEGAVEVRVDAGDVVAAVEPKRSGPPFSVTTASGSVGVVGTVFEVGVADGTTRVGVLRGEVSLRANGRTPRALGVGETSRLDGGGRRPLEESESRRLDQSLRMLDLLSDSESASAVDIQSLPTGAQVSLDGVLLGSTPVAALVRSGHRTVELTADGRAPVRELVELARSERLSRVFELGQLPPKAGAASRAAAKAGASEMLARAQELRAAREWGAAAEAYEELISIHPKSTEARTSLVSLGELRLVRLGAPEKALECYASYLETPAQGALAPEALYGKARALRALGREDDERDALEAFIGSYPNAFAAPQAAARLTELEGGKK; encoded by the coding sequence GCTCTTTGAAGAACAGACCGGCGGGCGGATCCTCTCCGCGGACGAGTTCGAGATCATCGAGCGGCACGTCGCGGAGTGTGCGGAGTGCGGGCTCGAGCGACGCGCCGTCGCCGCGATGCGCATCGACGGGCCGGTCGAGCTGCCGCGCTACATCGAGGACGACATCGCCCGGCGCCGATGGCTGGACGACGCGGTGGCCGCGGCCGCAGTCACGAAGCCCCGCACCGGGACGGCCCGGCGACGCGCCGCCCTCCTGGGCGCGGTCGCAGCCGCGGCCGCGTGCGCCGCCGTGGTCGTGACCGCGACCGTGGGTCGCCTTGCCGAAGACACGCGCTCGCCCGTACCGGCATCGACGGCGAGCCGCGATTCCGCGACGGCCGAGATCGCCGCGCCGTCGGCGCCCGCGCCCTCCTCCGGCGCCGTCCTGCTCGGCACCGAGATCGGCCTCGAGCCCGGGCGGGCCATCGCCCGCGGCGATACGCTCGTCGCCTCCGAGGGCGCTTTGGCGATCGCCCTCGACTCCGGGATCAAGCTGCTGCTCCTGCCCGGCGCGCGCGTGCGTATCCCCTCTCTCGACGAGGGCGCCGTCGAGGTGCGGGTCGACGCGGGCGACGTCGTTGCGGCCGTGGAACCGAAGAGGAGCGGCCCGCCGTTCTCGGTGACGACCGCGTCGGGCTCCGTCGGCGTCGTGGGCACCGTGTTCGAGGTCGGCGTCGCGGACGGCACGACGCGCGTCGGCGTGCTGCGCGGCGAGGTCTCCCTGCGCGCGAACGGACGGACACCGCGCGCCTTGGGCGTCGGGGAGACGTCGAGGCTCGACGGCGGGGGCAGGCGCCCGCTCGAGGAATCCGAGTCGCGGCGCCTCGATCAGAGCCTGCGCATGCTCGATCTTCTTTCCGATTCCGAATCCGCCTCCGCGGTCGACATCCAGAGCCTGCCGACCGGCGCGCAGGTCTCGCTCGACGGCGTCCTCCTCGGATCGACGCCCGTCGCCGCGCTGGTCCGGTCCGGACACCGGACCGTGGAGCTCACGGCGGACGGCCGCGCGCCGGTCCGTGAGCTCGTCGAGCTGGCGCGGAGCGAGCGGCTGTCGCGGGTTTTCGAGCTCGGGCAGCTGCCGCCGAAGGCAGGCGCCGCGAGCCGCGCGGCGGCGAAGGCGGGCGCCTCCGAGATGCTCGCGCGGGCGCAGGAGTTGCGCGCGGCTCGCGAGTGGGGCGCCGCGGCCGAGGCGTACGAAGAGCTGATATCCATCCACCCGAAGAGCACCGAAGCGCGGACTTCGCTCGTCTCCCTCGGCGAGCTGCGCCTCGTACGCCTCGGCGCGCCCGAGAAGGCGCTCGAGTGCTACGCCAGCTATCTGGAGACGCCGGCCCAGGGCGCCCTGGCGCCGGAGGCGCTCTACGGCAAGGCGCGCGCTCTACGGGCCCTCGGCCGAGAGGACGACGAACGCGACGCGCTCGAGGCCTTCATCGGAAGCTACCCGAACGCGTTCGCCGCGCCCCAAGCCGCCGCGCGGCTTACCGAACTCGAAGGAGGAAAGAAATGA